A single Oryctolagus cuniculus chromosome 18, mOryCun1.1, whole genome shotgun sequence DNA region contains:
- the LOC100347810 gene encoding zinc finger protein 420: MILREETRRWCIDLESRQEVISSGKVHVYTKCPPLSLHQSIHNREKLYECDKCGKAFTHHTDLIVHQKIHTSGKFYECQQCGKAFNCASNLLQHQRIHTGEKPYKCEACGMTLSRSIDLRVHQRIHTGEKPYECEECGKAFSRASYLTQHRRVHTGEKSYVCHECGKAFSQRGGLKIHQRIHTGEKPYECKECGKAFSQASYLMQHDRIHTGERPYECHECGMTFSRVIDLRVHHRIHTGEKPYKCKECRKAFSRASNLVQHERIHTGEKPFECKECGMTFSHVYQLIPHQRTHTGVKPYECNECGKAFNHTSVLIHHEKIHTGEKSYKCKECGKAFIHGGSLRMHQRIHTGEKPYECKECGKAFSYISSLVKHQRIHTGEKPYECKDCGKAFRSRRQLIIHHRLHTGEKPYQCKECGKAFSVCGRLTLHQSIHSGKKPFECDRCGKYFRHSSSLKVHRRIHSREKL, from the exons ATGATTTTAAGGGAAGAAACAAGAAGATGGTGTATTG atttggaaTCAAGGCAAGAAGTAATCAGTTCTGGAAAAGTGCATGTTTATACAAAATGTCCACCTCTTTCTCTGCATCAGAGTATTCATAACAGAGAGAAACTCTATGAATGTGACAAATGTGGGAAGGCTTTTACTCATCATACAGACCTTATagtacatcagaaaattcatactaGTGGAAAATTCTATGAATGTCAGCAATGTGGAAAAGCTTTTAATTGTGCATCCAACCTTCTgcagcatcagagaattcatactggTGAAAAACCCTATAAATGTGAAGCATGTGGCATGACCCTTAGTCGTAGTATAGACCTTAGGGTTCATCAAAGAATTCATACAGGTGAGAAGCCCTATGAGTGTGAAGAGTGTGGGAAGGCCTTTAGTCGTGCCTCTTACCTAACTCAGCATCGAAGAGTTCATACTGGTGAGAAATCCTATGTGTGCCATGAATGTGGGAAGGCGTTTAGTCAACGTGGAGGACTTAAAATCCACCAGAGAATTCATACTggggagaaaccctatgaatgtaaggaatgtggaaaagcttttaGTCAAGCCTCTTACCTTATGCAACATGACAGAATTCATACTGGAGAACGACCCTACGAGTGCCATGAATGTGGGATGACCTTTAGTCGTGTTATAGATCTTAGAGTACATCATAGAATTCATACCGGTGAGAAACCCTATAAATGTAAAGAATGCAGGAAAGCCTTTAGTCGTGCTTCAAATCTTGTTCAACATGAGAGAAttcacactggggagaagccctTTGAGTGTAAAGAATGTGGGATGACCTTTAGTCACGTCTATCAGCTCATTCCACATCAGAGAACGCATACTGGTGtgaaaccctatgaatgtaacGAGTGTGGGAAGGCTTTTAATCATACCTCAGTACTTATTCATCATGAGAAAATTCACACTGGTGAGAAATCCTATAAATGTAAAGaatgtgggaaggcctttatACATGGTGGGAGCCTTAGGATGCACCAGAGAATTCATACAggtgagaaaccctatgaatgtaaaGAATGTGGGAAGGCTTTTAGTTATATCTCAAGCCTTGTTAAGCATCAACGCATTCATACTGGTGAGAAGCCCTATGAATGTAAAGACTGTGGGAAGGCTTTTAGGAGTCGCCGTCAACTGATTATACATCATAGACTTCATACAGGTGAGAAGCCCTATCAATGTAAGGAATGTGGGAAGGCCTTTAGCGTGTGTGGACGACTTACTCTACATCAGAGTATTCACAGTGGCAAGAAGCCTTTTGAATGTGACAGGTGTGGTAAGTACTTTAGGCATAGTTCAAGTCTTAAAGTACACCGGAGAATTCATAGTCGAGAGAAACTTTAA